A single genomic interval of Camelina sativa cultivar DH55 chromosome 11, Cs, whole genome shotgun sequence harbors:
- the LOC104723800 gene encoding protein SRC2-like: protein MSSNGREVDLTISSAKNIKNVNWRNGPNKPYAVVWVDPRNKCSTRVDEDGDTSPFWNERLVIPLPPDNNVDDGKLCIDIVHAGQEEDTKPLIGSAKLSLRDVPEEVGFGVPFVKTLKLKRPSGRPQGKLDVTVTVQEPRYHPAPRSYHAEPYGVHQAPPQPDYGAQYAPPQYQHGGPPVGGYSGYEQSGYEHKPEKEKEKDSKFGGMGTGLAIGAVAGVLGGIALSEGFDAMQDNIAEEAAEKVEDDLDEGGDDSDGGDDSDGGGDSD from the coding sequence ATGTCGTCTAATGGAAGAGAAGTGGACTTAACAATCTCGTCGGCTAAAAACATCAAGAACGTGAACTGGCGCAACGGGCCCAACAAACCGTACGCTGTCGTATGGGTCGATCCGAGGAACAAATGCTCCACGAGAGTCGATGAGGATGGCGACACGTCTCCATTTTGGAACGAGAGACTTGTCATCCCCTTGCCTCCCGACAACAATGTTGATGACGGCAAGCTCTGCATCGACATCGTACATGCAGGACAAGAAGAGGACACCAAACCCCTCATTGGTTCTGCCAAACTAAGCCTCCGTGATGTTCCCGAGGAGGTTGGCTTTGGTGTACCCTTCGTGAAAACCCTCAAGCTCAAGCGTCCTTCTGGCCGTCCTCAAGGCAAACTCGATGTCACTGTTACCGTTCAAGAACCTCGCTATCACCCTGCACCAAGATCCTACCACGCTGAGCCATACGGTGTCCATCAGGCGCCGCCGCAACCTGATTACGGTGCCCAGTATGCGCCACCGCAGTACCAACACGGTGGCCCACCTGTGGGTGGATACTCCGGGTACGAACAGTCAGGTTACGAGCACAAACccgagaaagagaaagagaaggacaGCAAGTTTGGTGGGATGGGAACGGGGCTGGCTATTGGAGCTGTCGCCGGAGTTCTTGGTGGGATTGCGTTATCCGAGGGATTTGATGCGATGCAAGACAACATTGCGGAAGAGGCTGCGGAGAAGGTGGAGGATGATCTTGATGAAGGAGGAGATGATTCTGACGGTGGTGACGACTCTGACGGCGGTGGTGATTCTGATTAA